One Setaria italica strain Yugu1 chromosome II, Setaria_italica_v2.0, whole genome shotgun sequence DNA segment encodes these proteins:
- the LOC101753456 gene encoding pectinesterase, with the protein MSSAFGDFGPLTERRKAEKARQQRRRIMIAVGTVSIVVVLIVAGSFAVMYSGKSSSEGHSKSSSGSKGSSSPAKGKSSGGGSHSASPSSSDSDSGSDSGSSDSQPDLKAVSKSIKAMCSQTDYTDACEKSLGKAATANATSPKDIVRAAVEVIGDAIGQAFERADLIMSNDPRVKAAVADCKEIFGDAKDDLNRTVKGVDAKDGIAKDGYQLRIWLSAVIAHMETCIDGFPDDDFKVKVKDSFTNGKELTSNALALIEKGSSILSAIKGSSKRRLLAEDEGAPASRAEPALDEDGIPEWVPDGERRVLKGGGFKSTLTPNVVVAKDGSGKFKTINEALAAMPKSNNGRYVIQVKEGVYEEYVTITKAMVNVTLLGDGSKKSIVTGKKNFVDGITTFKTATFTAQGDGFMAIGMGFQNTAGPEKHQAVALLVQSDKSIFLNCRMDGFQDTLYAHSKAQFYRNCVISGTVDFIFGDAAAVFQNCILVLRRPMDNQQNIATAQGRADAREATGFVLQKCEFQAETALRDAARPPIKNYLGRPWRECSRTLVMESELPDFIDKAGYMPWQGDFALKTLWYAEYGNTGPGADTAGRVNWPGYKKVISKADAAKFTVENFLRAQPWIDPTGTPVKYDLFT; encoded by the exons ATGTCGTCGGCGTTCGGCGACTTCGGCCCGCTCACCGAGCGCCGCAAGGCCGAGAAGGCGCGGCAGCAGCGCAGGCGCATCATGATCGCCGTTGGGACCGTgtccatcgtcgtcgtcctcatcgtcgCGGGGAGCTTCGCCGTCATGTACAGCGGGAAGTCGTCCAGCGAGGGCCACTCCAAGTCCTCCTCCGGCTCCAagggctcgtcgtcgccggccaaAGGCAAGTCATCCGGCGGCGGGTCCCACTCCGCGAGCCCGAGCAGCTCGGACTCGGACTCGGGCTCGGACTCCGGCTCGTCGGACTCGCAGCCGGACCTCAAGGCCGTGTCCAAGAGCATCAAGGCCATGTGCTCGCAGACGGACTACACGGACGCGTGCGAGAAGAGCCTCGGCAAGGCGGCGACCGCGAACGCGACGTCGCCCAAGGACATCGtccgggcggcggtggaggtgatCGGCGACGCGATCGGGCAGGCGTTCGAGCGCGCGGACCTTATCATGAGCAACGACCCGCGCGTgaaggccgccgtcgccgactgCAAGGAGATCTTCGGCGACGCCAAGGACGACCTCAACCGCACGGTCAAGGGCGTCGACGCCAAGGACGGCATCGCCAAGGACGGATACCAGCTGCGCATCTGGCTCAGCGCCGTGATCGCGCACATGGAGACGTGCATCGACGGCTTCCCCGACGACGACTTCAAGGTCAAGGTGAAGGACTCCTTCACCAACGGGAAGGAACTCACCAGCAACGCCCTGGCGCTCATCGAGAAGGGATCGTCGATCCTCTCCGCAATCAAGGGTAGCTCGAAACGGCGGCTGCTCGCCGAGGACGAAGGCGCTCCGGCGTCGAGAGCCGAGCCGGCGCTCGACGAGGACGGCATCCCCGAATGGGTGCCCGACGGCGAGCGGAGGGTGCTCAAGGGCGGCGGCTTCAAGAGCACACTCACGCCGAACGTGGTGGTGGCCAAGGACGGCAGTGGCAAGTTCAAGACCATCAACGAGGCGCTCGCCGCCATGCCCAAGTCCAACAACGGAAG ATACGTGATACAAGTGAAGGAGGGGGTGTACGAGGAGTACGTGACGATCACCAAGGCTATGGTGAACGTGACCCTGCTAGGCGACGGCTCCAAGAAGTCCATCGTCACCGGCAAGAAGAACTTCGTCGACGGGATCACGACCTTCAAGACCGCAACCTTCA CCGCGCAAGGCGATGGGTTCATGGCGATCGGGATGGGTTTCCAGAACACGGCCGGACCGGAGAAGCACCAGGCGGTGGCGCTACTGGTGCAGTCGGACAAGTCCATCTTCCTCAACTGCCGCATGGACGGGTTCCAGGACACGCTGTACGCGCACTCCAAGGCGCAGTTCTACCGCAACTGCGTCATCTCCGGGACGGTGGACTTCATCTTCGGTGACGCGGCGGCCGTGTTCCAGAACTGCATCCTCGTCCTGCGCCGCCCCATGGACAACCAGCAGAACATCGCCACCGCGCAGGGCCGCGCCGACGCCCGCGAGGCCACGGGGTTCGTGCTCCAGAAGTGCGAGTTCCAGGCCGAGACCGCGCTCAGGgacgccgcgcgcccgcccatCAAGAATTACCTCGGCCGCCCGTGGCGGGAGTGCTCGCGCACGCTCGTCATGGAGTCGGAGCTCCCGGACTTCATCGACAAGGCCGGGTACATGCCGTGGCAGGGCGACTTCGCGCTCAAGACGCTCTGGTACGCCGAGTACGGCAACACCGGGCCGGGAGCCGACACGGCGGGGCGCGTCAACTGGCCGGGGTACAAGAAGGTGATCAGCAAGGCGGACGCGGCCAAGTTCACCGTCGAGAACTTCCTGCGTGCCCAGCCGTGGATCGATCCCACGGGGACGCCGGTCAAGTACGACCTCTTCACATGA